Genomic window (Sphingosinicella microcystinivorans):
TAGCTGCGCCATTCCGAAGTCCCGGGGACCTTGAGCTGGGCGAATTGCCCCGGCTGTGCCGCGAACGGGCCGTCGAACGCGGAGATGTCGAGGGTGAGCAGGACGACGTTGTCGGAGAGCCTGCGGACCGCGGTCACGGCGCATGTGCCGGAGAGGACGCGCGCGGCGTTATCGGCCAGAGGATAGTCGAATGCGATGACGCAATCGGACGCGGCGCGGGTCTGGCACGCGAGGATACGGCCTATGTCCTTCTCAGGTTGGCTCAGCCCGATCGAATAGCCCTGCTCATATTGACCCGACAGGCACTTGCCCACACAGGTGCCGCACACGCCGGCCTCGCAGGCGTGCACGATCGGAACGCCTGCCTCCTCCGCTGCATCGAGAATCGTCTGCGCAGGCCCAACCGCCAGCGTGCGGCTCGCGCCGTCTGAATAGCGAACTTCAACCTTGTACGTCATTACCGGGCTCCGGAGGGACCATGCCCATGCAATTGGAGCCAACCGGTGCCGGTTTCCATCACGCGAAATGGTGGCGAGGACAGCTATTTGGAGCGATCGTCCCCGGATGCGCCGGAATCTTGCTGCGCGAGTATCCAGACCGCGATCTTGCGGGCCTGCTCATCGGACATGCGCGGGTAGGCAACCATCGGGACCTGCCCCCACGTCCCGGCGCCGCCGCGCTGGATCTTGAGCCTGAGGCGTTCGACCGCAACGGCGTCCGCGCCTTCATAGACAGCGGCGACATCGCGGAAGGCGGGACCGATGCGGGTCTCCTCGATGTCATGGCAGCCGTTGCAGCCGAAATCGTTGAACACGATCCTCGCCTCTTCCCGCGTCCAGAGCGCGCCCTCCGCGGCCGGGTTTCCGGCGGCGGCCGCACCGGCGAAGAGGATGGCCGGGAACAGGAAATGCATCGGTGCTTCCTTTTCGATCAGTCGCCGACGTCGATGAGAAGACCCATCGAGGGGCCGGACCCGGCCGGATAGTTGCCGTAGGTGGCGACGAGCTGCCCGGTGTGCGGATGCACGGCGATCTGGCGCAGGAACGCCATCTTGCGCGGCAGCGGATAGACGGTCACGTCGCCGCTGTCGGGATCGAGCCGGTAGATGGAGTCGCTGTTGGCCGTTGCGACCCAGACCGTCTTGCGGCGTTCGTCCCATGTGACGGCATAGGGCGCGCTGGCGCGGTCGGGCAGATCGTAGGTGCGAAGCACGCGGCCCGCGCGCATGTCGATGCTCGCCACCTGACCGGTGCCGAACAGGGCGACCCACAGGCGCCCCGCGTTGTCCCGCATCATCCGGCGCGGACCGGTGCCTTCCGTGAACTCGACCAGCTTCGTGACCGTGTTCGTCTGCGTGTCGAAGCAGCCGACATGGCCGTTGACCTGCGAATACCATGCGTAGCGGCCATCCTCCGACAGGACGGTCGAATAGATCAGGTGGTTGATCGGGCTGAGGCCATTGATGGTGTTGGTATCATAAAACGAGACCTCGCCGGAATCCGGGTGCAGCGACCCCATCTGGTTCGTGCCGACAAGCGTGACCCAGATGCGCCCGGCCTGATCGCGCGCCAGATGCCCGCGCGAATCGATCGACATGTCGTGCACGATCGCCGCGCCCGCGAGCGACGGGTCCGTCGGCAGGTTCCCGGGCCGCAGGGTCCACAGCTTCCAGCTTTCGGTCTTCGGATCGAAGCGGCCGAACTGGTCGTTGTCCACCATCGAAATCCAGAGATGGCCGGTATCGTCCGGCACGATCGTGTGCGGTCCGGTCGATCCCTTGAAGTCGACGGGATACCATTTGGTCACGCCGGTCCTGGGATCCAGCCTCGCCAGCAGGTTGCGCCTGACGTCGGCGCCCCACAGGAACGGATCGGCGGGCGACGGCACGAGCTCGCGCACGAGCGCGTCGTCCGGAAACGGATATTCCCTGATGGTTGTTCTGGCCGTCACGCCGAGCGGCGCGCCGAGAGAATAGTCGTCGACCGAAAGCTGGTCCATCGCGCCGTGGAAATTCCCGGCAAGATACTGCGCTATGGTTTCGCCCTGATTCTCAGTGAAGAAATTCAGATTGGCGTCGATCGCGGTGGGCCAGTCGATGGCGTTGAGGTTCATAGCGCTTTCGATGGGGAGAACCGAGTAGTGCTGGGTCCGCATGTACTTGACGATGGTGCGCCATGCCTCGTGGCGGACGACCTTTCGCCACTCTTCGAGCGCGCGGCGGTCTCCGTCCGGGCCGCCGCGGACGGCGTCGATCTTCGCCGCGTAGTCGCGCATCTTCGGGCTGCCGGTCTGGTGGCAGCTCGAGCAACTGGCGATGGTGACGTTCCGGCCAGTGCCGGCCGGAGCGCGCGCAAACCACGCGGAAGCCGGGGCCTGAGAGGCAATATTGGCCGTGGGTTCGAGGAACAGCGTGGTTTCCCCGCCCGCTTGCGCGCCCGATGCGCCCTTCACCTGCCGGAAACCGAGCTTGTCGGCGGCCAATCCGGCGCCGGGAGCGGGCGCGGCCTTCGCATCCTCGAAGGTGAAGCGCCCTTCGTCGTCCGTGAACACGGTTATGGCGGCGGGTCCCGCCGTGCCGGAAGGCATGGAGAGCGTCACCATCGCCTGCAGCACCGGCTGCCCGTCGTGCAGGCCGATCACGCGCCCGACGAACTTTGCCGAGGCCGGCGCGCTGAGGCCGATGAACGCTGCGCCGAGCAGCAGCCACGCTACAGAGTCTTTTCCCATAGTCTTTCATCCACGACGTGAAGTGTTGACGGATAGGACGTGCCCGACGCCCGGGCTATCGCCTGTTCGGGGATGGCGATGCCTCCTTTTCGGGGATGGGCGCGGCAGCCTGCACGAACATGGCAGAGTGGTTTCATGTCCCGCTCACGCGCAGGACGGGAGGAACGCGAAATCGGCGAGGTCCGGCCCGCGCAGCATCCGTTCCCGGAATTCCTGCGGCGTCCGCGTCCAGATCGTGACCGTGCCGTTCGCATCGAGATACCAGCTCTTGCAGCCCGAGAGCCAGATCGTGTCCCGCGCGTGGCTCTGCATTTCGGCGACGAACCGCTGCTGGGCCTCGGCGCGCGGCACGACGGCATCGGCGCCGCTGTCTTCCAGCGCGTTGATCAGGCGCATGATGTAAGCAGTCTGCAATTCGGTGCAGCTCATCGTCGAGAGATTCCCGACCGTCGAATAGGGTCCGCCCAGCACGAACAGGTTGGGGAAGCCGCTGACGGCGACGGATTCGAAGCTTGCGGCGCCGTCTTTCCAGCTTTCCTCGAGGGACGGCCCGCCCGCCACCGAGATGTTCAGCGGCCGGCAGAACGCGTGGGTCTTGAAGCCGGTCGCCAGCACGAGCACGTCGAGTTCGTGCAGGGCGCCGTCCGCCGTTACGATGCCTTCGGGCACGACCTTGCCGACGGGTTCCGTCACCAGATGAACCGACGGATCCTGCAGGTCGCGGTAGTAGGTGCTCGAAAAGACGAGACGCTTGCACATGATGGGATAATCCGGCGTCAGCTTGCGGCGCAATTCCTCGTCCCTGATCGTTTCGAGGTTGGCGACGCAGGCGGACCGGAAGACTTCCTGCGCGTCCTGATTTCCGACGACGGCCGTGCCGAATTCGCCATTGTACCACGCGGCGAAAAACTCGAACAATCGGCCCATGAGTTCCGGGTAGCGCGACAGAACCTGCTTGCGCCGTTCGGAATAATGCTCGTTCGGATAGGGAAACACCCATTGCGGGGTGCGCTGGAACACCGACACGCTTTCGGCCTTGCCGGCAAGCGCGGAGACGATCTGCACGGCGCTGGAGCCGGTGCCGACGACGCCGATCTTCAATTCCTTCGGATCGAGACTGGGGTCCCATTGCGTGCTGTGCACGGCCTGTCCGTGAAACGTGTCGAGGCCCGGTATGTCCGGCCGGTGCGGGACGTGCAGGAAGCCGACCGCGGAGATGAGGATGTCCGCGTCCAGCGCGCGGCCTCCGGTCAGGCGGATATGCCAGTGATCCTGCTCGTAGGTGCAGGACGTGACCTCGGAATCGAAGCGGATCAACGGCGTGATGCCGTAGGTGTCCGCGACGCCTTGCAGATAGGCGCGAATCTCGTCTCCCGGCGCGAACATCTGCGACCATCCCGGATTGAGATGGAAGCTGAAGCAGTAATAATAGGACGAGACGTCGCAGGCGACGCCGGGATACCGGTTGTGATGCCAGGTGCCGCCCGGCTCGCCCGCCTTTTCGAGGATGGTGATGTCGGTGAACCCGGCCTGCCGCAAACGCACGGCCATGCAGATGCCGCCGACGCCCGCGCCGACGATCACGATCGCGGGCTGCTTGCGCCGGGGATCGTGGGCCTTGAATGCGGCCGGAATCATGGGAGGGAGGGGATCGCCGGTTTCCTCGGGAGGCAATTCGAGCAGCTGGCGCTCGATCCCGGCCTGGAGATCGGCGAGTTCCTGCGCCCGTTCTTCCGGGCCTCCGGACCGCAGCCGTTCCATCTCCGTGGAAATCCAGAGGTCAGCCAGACGTCTCGCTTCTGCAACCATGCGCGATCCCCTTCGTCGAGGGTGCGGCCGTCACATGCGTGAAGGCCGGCCTCGCTTTTTTTTGATTATTGAATCATAAATCATTATCTGTGCCTCGGGGAAGAGGATGTCAAGGCCATTTCTCGACGCGTGCGCGGCCGGTTCCGGCAGGGTCGCATAACGGGGCCGGCACCTTGCGGCGATACCGCGTTGTGGGGAGTGTCCGAAAGCAAATGGGGGGCATTGTCGTATGCCGCTCCGGGCTTGCGCGGATATTTTCCTTATAAGTCTTTCGGTTATCGGGCGCCGGTTCCGGCAGGGTGGGTTGAGCGCCGTTCGCGGCGAGGGTGTTTCCAGCGTGACATCTCTTGACATCACGTCGCCCCGGATGTGAATAGTGATCAATGAATCAATAATCAAATTCAAGGCGAGCGTGTGCTGCTTTCATCCGAGTTGCAGGCCTTTCGGGACGAGGTGCGGCGGTTTTGCGCGGACGAGCTGCCCGTACATCTCCGTGCGAAAGTGCTACACAATCAGAAGCTGGAAAAAGCCGATTACATCGGGTGGCAGCGGACGCTCGACCGTAAGGGCTGGTTCGCCGGCCACTGGCCCGTCGAGCATGGCGGACTGGGCTGGAGCGCGCTGAAGCGCTGGATCTTCGAGGAAGAGCTTTACGCGGCCGGCGCACCCTGGCTGATTCCCTTCGGCATCTCCTACGTGGGGCCCGTCATCTACACCTTCGGCAACGAGACGCAGAAGCGGACGCATCTGGGGCCGATCCGGCGTTCGGAAATCTGGTGGGCGCAGGGGTATTCGGAACCGGGCGCGGGGTCCGATCTCGCCAGCCTTTCGACGCGGGCGGTGCGCGACGGCGATCATTATCGCGTGACGGGCCAGAAAATCTGGATCTCCTACGCGCACTGGGCCGACAAGATGTTCCTGCTCGCGCGGACCTCGACGGAAGGCAAGCCGCAGGACGGCATCTCCTTCCTGCTGCTCGACATGGAAACGCCCGGTATCGTCGTGCGCCCGATTCCGACCATCGACCGGTATCATCACGTGAACGAGATTTTCCTCGATGACGTGAAGGTGCCCGCCGCCAACCTCGTCGGCGCGGAAAACCGCGGCTGGACGCAGGCCAAGTTCCTGCTGGACAGGGAGAGGCTGCTGACCGCCGAGGTTGGCAAGGCGAAGCGGCTGCTGCAGCGGCTGCTCGGCCTTGCCCGCATGACGCCTTCGGGAAGCGGATCGCTCGCCGGGGACCGGCACTGGCGCCTGAAGTTCGCGGAGATCTATTCGGAAACGCTGGCGCTCGAGGCGACCTGCCTCGATCTGCTGACCGAGGCGCAGAACGGCCGCGACCCCGGCCCCGTCGCTTCCATGCTCAAGATCGTCGGCTCCGAGCTTCTGCAAAGGATAAACGGAATGACGATCGACGTGCTCGGCCGTCACGGGCTGGCCTATGACACCTCCGGGCTCTCGGCGGACGATCCGATGACCGGGCCTGCGCAGTTCGCGGGCAGCGTCCGCGAATATCTCTATTCGCGCGTGCTCAGCATCTATGGCGGCAGCAACGAAATCCAGCGCAACATCATCGCGCGCGCCGTGCTCGGGCTCGGCCGGTAATGGCGATGCTTGAACCGGACATCGCCCGGCTGTTCGAGCGCGAGGTCGACCGCTTCCTGGCGGACCGGAGTCCGGCGGACCACACCGGCGCGGCGGCGGCGGGCGGCTGGCAGGCCTATGCCGATCTCGGCTGGCTCGGCATCATGGTGCCGGAAGCGTATGGCGGCATGGGCGGTGGGCTGTCCGACTATCTGATCGTCGCGCGCGGCATCGGCGGTGCGCTCTTGAAGGCGCCGATCACCCTCGCGGCCGTCGTCGGCACGGAACTCGCGCTTCACGTGGACGACGAGGGCCAACGGCAGACGCTGCTGAACGGACTTTGCGACGGTTCGCTGGTCCCCGGCCTCGTCCGGTCCGGGGCCGATACGCCGGGCGCCGGAAGCGAACCCGTGACGGCATCGCCGGACGCCGGCGGCGTGCGGCTGACGGGGCGCTGCTTTTGCGTTCCGCACGCCGGGGATGCGAACCTCCTGCTGGTCGTCGCGCGGTCGGTGGGAGGAGACGATGGCCTCTATCTCGTGAATCCGGCGTCGGACGGGCTGGAACTGCACAGCTATCCGATGATCGACGATCGCAACGCGGCGACGGTGACATTCGATCGCGTGTTCGTGCCGGGCGATCGCAGGCTCGCCATGTCTTCGGTGGCTGCGGCGATGGAAAAGGCGGGCCTGTCGGCAGCGGTGGCGACCGCGGCCGAGGCGGCCGGGGCGATGCGCGCGCTCAACGAGCTGACGCTTGAACATGTCCGGTCGCGGCGGCAGTTCGGCCGGGCGCTCGCGGACTTCCAGGTCCTCCAGCACCGGCTGGTCGACATGATGATCGCGGAGCGGCGGTCCGCGGCGATCGTCAGGACGGCGGCGGAAGCGATCGACACGGGTTCACCCTTCGCGGCCCGGCTGACCGCGGCCGCGAAGATCACGGCCGACCGGGCCGGGCGTTTCGTCGGAGAGGCCGCGATCCAGCTTCACGGCGGCATGGGGATGAGCGAGGAATGCGCGGCGGGCCGGTATCTCAAGCGCCTGCTGTATCTCGCCCAGAGCTGGGGCGTCGCCGACGATCATCTCGATCGCCTGGCCGACACGATCATGGATGAATTGGAGCAGGAAACCGCTGATGTCCGGCATGACGCGTAACCGCCCGGCCGTGGACCGCTACGCTGCGTCTGGCGTCTGGCGCGAGCGGACCGTTGCGATGGACGCGCTCGACCGCGCGCTCGCCGATCCGGACGGCGCCGTGTTCGTCGGCGAGGACGCGCCGTGGACATATGCGTCGGTGATGTCCGATGCCGAGGCGCTGGCGGCGAGCCTCCACGATCTTGGCCTCAGGCCCGGCGACGTGCTGAGCTTTCAACTGCCCAACTGGCCGGAAACGGCGGTCATCAATCTCGCCGCCTGCCGGCTGGGCCTCGTGTGCTGCCCTCTGGTGCCGATCTACCGCGACAACGACCTGTCGTTCATGCTGCGGGATTCGCGAAGCCGGATCCTGTTCATCCCCGGCACGTTCCGCGGCTTTTCCTACACGGAGATGCTGGAGCGGTTGAGGGCGTCGCTGCCGGACCTGCACATCGTGACCGTGCGCAGCCGCGCGCCGGGGATGCCGGATTTC
Coding sequences:
- a CDS encoding flavin-containing monooxygenase, producing the protein MVAEARRLADLWISTEMERLRSGGPEERAQELADLQAGIERQLLELPPEETGDPLPPMIPAAFKAHDPRRKQPAIVIVGAGVGGICMAVRLRQAGFTDITILEKAGEPGGTWHHNRYPGVACDVSSYYYCFSFHLNPGWSQMFAPGDEIRAYLQGVADTYGITPLIRFDSEVTSCTYEQDHWHIRLTGGRALDADILISAVGFLHVPHRPDIPGLDTFHGQAVHSTQWDPSLDPKELKIGVVGTGSSAVQIVSALAGKAESVSVFQRTPQWVFPYPNEHYSERRKQVLSRYPELMGRLFEFFAAWYNGEFGTAVVGNQDAQEVFRSACVANLETIRDEELRRKLTPDYPIMCKRLVFSSTYYRDLQDPSVHLVTEPVGKVVPEGIVTADGALHELDVLVLATGFKTHAFCRPLNISVAGGPSLEESWKDGAASFESVAVSGFPNLFVLGGPYSTVGNLSTMSCTELQTAYIMRLINALEDSGADAVVPRAEAQQRFVAEMQSHARDTIWLSGCKSWYLDANGTVTIWTRTPQEFRERMLRGPDLADFAFLPSCA
- a CDS encoding acyl-CoA dehydrogenase family protein; the encoded protein is MLLSSELQAFRDEVRRFCADELPVHLRAKVLHNQKLEKADYIGWQRTLDRKGWFAGHWPVEHGGLGWSALKRWIFEEELYAAGAPWLIPFGISYVGPVIYTFGNETQKRTHLGPIRRSEIWWAQGYSEPGAGSDLASLSTRAVRDGDHYRVTGQKIWISYAHWADKMFLLARTSTEGKPQDGISFLLLDMETPGIVVRPIPTIDRYHHVNEIFLDDVKVPAANLVGAENRGWTQAKFLLDRERLLTAEVGKAKRLLQRLLGLARMTPSGSGSLAGDRHWRLKFAEIYSETLALEATCLDLLTEAQNGRDPGPVASMLKIVGSELLQRINGMTIDVLGRHGLAYDTSGLSADDPMTGPAQFAGSVREYLYSRVLSIYGGSNEIQRNIIARAVLGLGR
- a CDS encoding acyl-CoA dehydrogenase family protein encodes the protein MAMLEPDIARLFEREVDRFLADRSPADHTGAAAAGGWQAYADLGWLGIMVPEAYGGMGGGLSDYLIVARGIGGALLKAPITLAAVVGTELALHVDDEGQRQTLLNGLCDGSLVPGLVRSGADTPGAGSEPVTASPDAGGVRLTGRCFCVPHAGDANLLLVVARSVGGDDGLYLVNPASDGLELHSYPMIDDRNAATVTFDRVFVPGDRRLAMSSVAAAMEKAGLSAAVATAAEAAGAMRALNELTLEHVRSRRQFGRALADFQVLQHRLVDMMIAERRSAAIVRTAAEAIDTGSPFAARLTAAAKITADRAGRFVGEAAIQLHGGMGMSEECAAGRYLKRLLYLAQSWGVADDHLDRLADTIMDELEQETADVRHDA
- a CDS encoding c-type cytochrome, yielding MHFLFPAILFAGAAAAGNPAAEGALWTREEARIVFNDFGCNGCHDIEETRIGPAFRDVAAVYEGADAVAVERLRLKIQRGGAGTWGQVPMVAYPRMSDEQARKIAVWILAQQDSGASGDDRSK
- a CDS encoding SMP-30/gluconolactonase/LRE family protein; translation: MGKDSVAWLLLGAAFIGLSAPASAKFVGRVIGLHDGQPVLQAMVTLSMPSGTAGPAAITVFTDDEGRFTFEDAKAAPAPGAGLAADKLGFRQVKGASGAQAGGETTLFLEPTANIASQAPASAWFARAPAGTGRNVTIASCSSCHQTGSPKMRDYAAKIDAVRGGPDGDRRALEEWRKVVRHEAWRTIVKYMRTQHYSVLPIESAMNLNAIDWPTAIDANLNFFTENQGETIAQYLAGNFHGAMDQLSVDDYSLGAPLGVTARTTIREYPFPDDALVRELVPSPADPFLWGADVRRNLLARLDPRTGVTKWYPVDFKGSTGPHTIVPDDTGHLWISMVDNDQFGRFDPKTESWKLWTLRPGNLPTDPSLAGAAIVHDMSIDSRGHLARDQAGRIWVTLVGTNQMGSLHPDSGEVSFYDTNTINGLSPINHLIYSTVLSEDGRYAWYSQVNGHVGCFDTQTNTVTKLVEFTEGTGPRRMMRDNAGRLWVALFGTGQVASIDMRAGRVLRTYDLPDRASAPYAVTWDERRKTVWVATANSDSIYRLDPDSGDVTVYPLPRKMAFLRQIAVHPHTGQLVATYGNYPAGSGPSMGLLIDVGD